Proteins from a genomic interval of Thunnus thynnus chromosome 5, fThuThy2.1, whole genome shotgun sequence:
- the aass gene encoding alpha-aminoadipic semialdehyde synthase, mitochondrial → MFRLLSRQGKRTPSCLSGQRRHEHHKAVVAIRREDINPWERRAPLAPRHVKELTNAGVKVLVQPSNRRAIHEKYYMKAGAIIQEDISEASLIIGVKRMPEEKVIPKKTYAFFSHTIKAQEANMGLLEDLLKKEVRLIDYEKMVDANGFRIVAFGQWAGVAGMINILHGLGLRYLALGHHTPFMHIGMAHNYRNVSQAIQAVRDCGYEISMGLMPKSIGPVTFCFTGTGNVSKGAQDIINELPVEYVEPHELKDVCEAGDMTKVYATVLSRHHHLIRKSDGVYDPLEYENHPELYTSHFRTSVAPYTNCLINGIYWDPHTPRLLRRLDAQKLIRPKTSSTAREGSPQLPHKLLAICDISADAGGSIEFMNDCTTIDKPFCMYDADQHIDHDSVEGNGILMCSIDNLPAQLPIEATEYFGDRLFPYIWEMLPSDATRPLEEEEFSPQVRDAVITSNGVLTPKFEYIEKLRERREKAQIMKKSGMKRVLLLGSGYVSGPVVEYLTRDEGTQVTVASVLLRQAEELAATYPNTIPVMLDATSQEGHLDSLVKDHDLVISMLPYAYHPLIAKHCIKRKVNMVTASYLSPAMKELQSSAEEAGVTIVNEMGLDPGIDHMLAMECIDRAKADGCTVESYSSFCGGLPAPECSDNPLRYKFSWSPYGVLLNTISPAIFLKDSEVVSIPAGGALMDSTTPMDFLPGFNLEGFPNRDSTKYAEPYGIQTAHTLIRGTLRFKGFSKAMSGFLKLGLINSEPCPILQSTSSPVSWKDLLCQQMGLSSSISQDAFEEAVYERIEKDDFRMESLRWFGMLSDEAVPHADSILTALTKHLEVKLSFDKGERDMIIMRNDVGLRHPTGELETKHISLVVYGDPNGFSAMAKTVGYPAAIAARMVLNGEISTKGLVIPMTKDIYSPVLARLKEEGLNFMFKSTLQE, encoded by the exons CGGCGCCATGAACACCACAAGGCCGTCGTGGCCATCCGCCGCGAAGACATCAACCCCTGGGAGAGGAGGGCGCCGCTGGCCCCGCGCCACGTCAAAGAACTCACCAACGCCGGCGTCAAAGTCCTGGTCCAACCATCCAACCGCAGAGCGATCCACGAGAAG taTTACATGAAAGCAGGAGCCATCATTCAGGAGGACATTTCAGAGGCTTCTCTGATTATCGGGGTGAAGAGGATGCCGGAGGAGAAGGTCATTCCCAAGAAGACGTACGCTTTCTTCTCCCACACCATCAAGGCTCAGGAGGCCAACATGGGCCTTCTGGAGGACCTGCTGAAGAAG GAGGTTCGTCTGATCGACTATGAGAAGATGGTGGATGCTAACGGCTTCCGGATCGTAGCGTTTGGTCAGTGGGCCGGTGTGGCAG gaatgATTAACATTTTGCACGGACTGGGTCTGCGCTATCTGGCTTTAGGGCATCACACTCCCTTCATG CACATCGGCATGGCTCACAACTACAGGAATGTCAGCCAGGCCATCCAGGCAGTGAGGGATTGTGGGTATGAGATCTCCATGGGGCTCATGCCCAAATCCATCGGCCCCGTGACGTTTTGTTTCACCGGAACCGGCAACGTCTCCAAG GGAGCCCAAGACATCATCAACGAGCTTCCTGTTGAATACGTTGAACCTCACGAGTTGAAGGACGTCTGTGAAGCTGGAG aTATGACCAAAGTGTACGCCACGGTTCTCAGCAGACACCACCACCTGATACGGAAGAGCGACGGCGTCTATGACCCCTTGGAGTATGAGAACCATCCGGAACTGTACACCTCGCACTTCAGGACCAGC GTGGCGCCTTACACAAACTGTCTGATCAATGGTATCTACTGGGACCCCCACACCCCCCGACTCCTCAGACGACTGGACGCCCAGAAACTGATAAGACCCAAAACCTCGTCTACAGCCAGGGAGGGGTCACCGCAGCTGCCTCACAA gcTGCTGGCTATCTGTGACATATCTGCCGACGCCGGAGGCTCTATAGAGTTCATGAACGACTGCACCACCATTGATAAGCCTTTCTGTATGTACGACGCTGACCAGCACATCGATCACGACAG CGTGGAGGGAAACGGGATCCTCATGTGCTCCATCGACAACCTTCCTGCTCAGCTCCCCATCGAAGCCACAGAGTACTTTGGAGACCGACTCTTCCCCTACATCTGGGAGATG CTGCCTTCAGACGCCACCAGACcgctggaggaagaggagttcAGCCCGCAAGTCAGAGAC GCTGTCATCACCTCAAACGGAGTCCTCACCCCGAAGTTTGAATACATTGAAAAACTTCGAGAGAGAAG GGAGAAAGCTCAGATCATGAAGAAGAGCGGGATGAAGCGCGTCCTGCTGCTGGGTTCAGGATACGTCTCCGGACCTGTTGTTGAGTATCTGACCCGCGATGAGGGGACTCAGGTCACTGTGG CCTCAGTGCTGCTGAGGCAGGCGGAGGAGCTGGCAGCCACATATCCAAACACCATCCCCGTCATGCTGGACGCCACCAGCCAGGAGGGACACCTGGACTCTCTGGTTAAAGATCACGACTTGGTCATCAG CATGCTGCCGTACGCGTACCACCCGCTCATCGCCAAACACTGCATCAAGAGGAAGGTGAACATGGTGACCGCCAGCTACCTGAGTCCTGCCATGAAGGAGCTGCAGAGCAG tgcggAAGAGGCGGGCGTCACCATAGTGAATGAGATGGGGCTGGATCCAGGCATCGACCACATGCTCGCCATGGAGTGTATCGACCGAGCCAAAGCCGACGGCTGCACT GTGGAGTCCTACAGCTCGTTCTGCGGCGGTCTTCCTGCTCCAGAATGTTCAGACAATCCTCTTCGCTACAAGTTCAGCTGGAGTCCGTACGGCGTTCTCCTCAACACCATCAGCCCCGCCATCTTCCTCAAAGACAGCGAG GTGGTGAGCATCCCAGCCGGCGGCGCTCTCATGGACTCCACGACACCGATGGATTTCCTTCCCGGTTTCAACCTGGAGGGATTTCCAAACCGCGACAGCACCAAGTACGCCGAGCCGTACGGCATCCAGACGGCACACACACTGATCAGAGGAACACTGCGCTTCAAG GGCTTCTCGAAGGCCATGAGTGGTTTTCTCAAACTGGGTCTGATCAACAGCGAGCCCTGTCCCATCCTGCAGAGTacttcctctcctgtctcctgg AAAGACCTCCTCTGTCAGCAGATGGGATTGTCCTCTTCCATCTCCCAGGATGCATTTGAAGAAGCCGTATACGAACGCATCGAAAAGGACGACTTCAGGATGGAGTCCCTGAGATG GTTTGGGATGCTGAGTGACGAGGCGGTGCCTCACGCAGACAGCATTCTGACTGCTCTGACAAAACATCTGGAAGTCAAACTGTCCTTCG ATAAGGGCGAGCGAGACATGATCATCATGAGGAATGATGTGGGGCTTCGCCACCCAACTGGCGAGCTGGAGACCAAACACATCAGCCTGGTGGTGTACGGTGATCCCAATGGCTTCTCCGCCATGGCCAAGACTGTAGGATACCCAGCAGCCATTGCTGCACGTATGGTCCTCAATG gtgAAATCAGTACAAAGGGTCTGGTCATACCGATGACGAAGGACATCTACAGCCCAGTGCTGGCCCGACTGAAGGAGGAAGGACTGAACTTCATGTTCAAGAGCACCTTGCAGGAGTAG